From one Streptomyces sp. CA-210063 genomic stretch:
- a CDS encoding TetR/AcrR family transcriptional regulator, translated as MARPRTFDEEGALDAAMRTFWEKGYEATSTQDLCDATGLGRSSIYNTFKSKHDLFERVLARYIDSMTTAQLAVLEDTRHSAADRLRTLFAMVVDGETETDHRTGGRGLGCLTVNTTVELVARDPRAAEMLDRDTRRRLTALRAVLQEGQREGSITSPRDAGALARFVNAAIGGMRISSQGGADRAALESIAEITMDALTG; from the coding sequence ATGGCCCGACCGAGGACGTTCGACGAGGAAGGTGCCCTGGATGCGGCGATGCGCACGTTCTGGGAGAAGGGCTACGAGGCCACCTCCACACAGGACTTGTGTGACGCCACAGGACTGGGACGCAGCAGCATTTACAACACATTCAAGAGCAAGCACGATCTCTTCGAGCGCGTACTGGCCCGCTACATCGACTCCATGACGACTGCCCAGCTGGCCGTCCTGGAGGACACCCGACACAGCGCCGCCGACCGGCTGCGCACCCTGTTCGCCATGGTCGTCGACGGCGAGACGGAGACGGACCATCGGACGGGCGGACGTGGCCTCGGCTGTCTGACCGTGAACACCACGGTCGAGTTGGTCGCCCGGGACCCGCGGGCAGCGGAAATGCTGGACCGCGACACACGGCGTCGACTGACGGCACTGCGCGCGGTGCTCCAGGAGGGGCAGCGGGAAGGCAGCATCACCTCTCCTCGCGACGCCGGAGCGCTTGCCCGCTTCGTCAACGCGGCGATCGGCGGCATGCGCATCTCCAGTCAGGGCGGCGCCGACCGGGCCGCACTGGAGTCGATCGCCGAAATCACCATGGACGCACTCACCGGCTGA
- a CDS encoding sel1 repeat family protein, protein MPSEEEGSAFLAEVRNLAVLRNDKLDGRPADRALARRANVSPTTVGQWLRGKRFPQRVDELLVVVDALREEAQTRELLGDPTVAALLDERHWRNAHQAEAAQRARNTRDDVNRARARSILAANAAKERFAALPDKPRPMTSWTPQQLGVHPAVGGEPGKTSSRFALPTYIERPHDSGVRQHLALLAEGGNKGLVVIRGSSCTGKTRTAYEAVKAILSEWDLVFPKDADSLLAVLAAGAFECNTILWLNEAQNFFYGKYGEAAAAALRRHLEDPGPALVIATVWPEYHKELTVTPSPGHEDSHHHARELLSQEFRIEVPASFSDAALEEVRARASEDASLSAVLSTASDSVTQFLAAAPNLVDHYEHPSGVSGPYGKAVITAAMDARRLGISEPLSLHFLEAATPAYLTPEERASADPATWFTDALAYARTKIKGVAAALQDVPNDSGMGAQPGVVRLADYLDQYARDVRKYLVPPQGFWNAARETLESVEELMSIAASARDRWRKRVAADLYNKAAEFGSTEALRWLAFLREQAEDLESRERLTLAAVKAGDVFALRDAARWCEHNGDHAEAMRFAEEAATAGYPTALWEVARICKGKGDLNEAERIFWLAAEAGSPDAVTDLLRLKVKLGTAGEVDELISVLVETQDDEALFTLGLESREKGDFETAERFFRLASEMGDVFSFVELGVMRKLAGQREEAKQIFQQAAEHIDSYALRELAALEEEDGNLEKAESLYLEVLSHGDEEAVWYVARMYERCGDAERAEMLAKESADQGNFFAISQLAEHLLANDSADRANDLLRYAIEQAGATASTSLLLTLMTSRLSGETQAYVRQAVDGGDSYLLIEFARNMGSVEPWPQILKFGLEPDGSVASPW, encoded by the coding sequence GTGCCCAGCGAGGAGGAAGGCTCCGCGTTCCTTGCCGAAGTGCGCAATCTTGCAGTCCTCAGGAACGACAAGCTGGACGGTCGGCCCGCTGACAGGGCCCTGGCCAGGAGGGCGAATGTCTCTCCGACGACCGTCGGGCAGTGGTTGCGAGGGAAACGCTTCCCTCAACGGGTCGACGAGCTGTTGGTTGTCGTCGATGCCTTGCGTGAGGAAGCCCAGACGCGGGAGCTCCTCGGTGATCCCACGGTGGCCGCACTGCTTGATGAGCGTCACTGGCGTAACGCGCATCAAGCAGAAGCAGCGCAACGTGCGCGAAATACGCGCGATGATGTCAACCGGGCCCGCGCCCGTAGCATTCTTGCGGCTAACGCGGCAAAAGAGCGGTTTGCTGCTCTGCCGGATAAGCCGCGCCCCATGACGTCTTGGACCCCGCAGCAATTGGGTGTCCATCCGGCCGTTGGTGGTGAGCCAGGGAAAACGTCTAGTCGTTTCGCACTCCCGACGTATATCGAACGCCCGCATGACTCAGGTGTTCGCCAGCACCTCGCATTGCTCGCGGAAGGAGGAAATAAGGGTCTTGTTGTCATTAGGGGGAGTTCGTGCACTGGCAAAACCAGAACCGCATACGAGGCAGTTAAAGCCATCCTTTCCGAGTGGGATCTTGTTTTCCCTAAGGATGCGGATAGCTTACTAGCTGTCCTCGCTGCTGGCGCGTTCGAGTGCAACACGATTCTCTGGCTTAATGAAGCACAGAACTTCTTTTACGGAAAGTACGGTGAAGCTGCTGCCGCAGCATTGCGTAGACACCTTGAAGACCCTGGGCCCGCGCTAGTCATTGCGACAGTCTGGCCTGAGTATCACAAAGAGCTCACAGTGACTCCATCGCCGGGGCACGAGGACTCGCATCATCACGCCCGTGAGCTTCTTTCTCAGGAATTTAGAATTGAGGTGCCCGCCTCCTTCTCTGATGCTGCACTTGAGGAGGTTAGGGCGCGTGCGTCAGAAGACGCGTCACTGTCAGCGGTTCTCAGTACCGCCTCTGATAGCGTCACGCAATTCCTGGCTGCGGCTCCAAACTTGGTTGACCATTACGAACACCCCTCCGGGGTAAGTGGGCCATATGGAAAGGCCGTGATTACGGCCGCTATGGATGCCCGCCGTCTGGGAATATCCGAGCCGCTATCCTTGCATTTCTTAGAAGCTGCTACCCCCGCGTATCTGACGCCTGAAGAGCGCGCCTCGGCAGACCCGGCAACGTGGTTCACTGATGCTCTGGCGTACGCTCGTACGAAGATCAAGGGTGTGGCTGCTGCCCTGCAGGATGTTCCGAATGACAGTGGTATGGGTGCGCAGCCCGGTGTGGTCCGTCTAGCGGACTATCTGGATCAATATGCTCGGGACGTTCGGAAATACCTTGTTCCGCCACAGGGGTTCTGGAACGCTGCGAGAGAAACGCTTGAGTCGGTCGAAGAGTTGATGTCGATTGCTGCCTCTGCGCGGGATCGATGGCGGAAAAGGGTTGCCGCCGATTTGTACAATAAGGCGGCAGAATTCGGTAGCACAGAGGCGCTTAGGTGGTTGGCGTTTCTGCGGGAGCAAGCAGAAGACCTTGAATCCAGGGAGCGTCTTACACTCGCTGCGGTGAAAGCTGGAGATGTCTTTGCGCTACGCGACGCGGCAAGATGGTGTGAGCATAACGGCGACCATGCTGAGGCCATGCGATTTGCGGAGGAGGCTGCAACTGCCGGTTACCCAACTGCTCTGTGGGAGGTAGCCAGGATATGCAAAGGGAAGGGTGACCTGAACGAGGCTGAGCGCATTTTTTGGCTGGCCGCCGAGGCGGGAAGCCCTGATGCGGTGACGGACTTGCTCAGGTTGAAAGTGAAGCTCGGAACTGCTGGTGAGGTTGACGAGCTGATTTCTGTTTTGGTAGAGACACAAGACGATGAGGCGCTTTTTACTTTGGGGCTGGAGAGTCGCGAAAAAGGAGACTTCGAGACAGCCGAGCGATTTTTCAGGCTGGCGTCTGAGATGGGTGACGTTTTTTCGTTTGTCGAACTTGGCGTAATGCGTAAGCTGGCTGGCCAGCGCGAGGAGGCCAAGCAGATATTCCAGCAAGCGGCTGAGCACATTGACTCGTACGCTCTAAGAGAGCTTGCTGCGCTTGAAGAGGAAGACGGGAATCTAGAGAAAGCTGAGAGCCTATATCTAGAGGTGCTGAGCCACGGGGATGAGGAAGCGGTTTGGTATGTAGCGCGAATGTATGAAAGGTGCGGTGATGCGGAGCGCGCCGAAATGCTAGCTAAGGAATCGGCTGATCAAGGCAACTTCTTCGCCATTTCACAGCTTGCAGAGCACCTGCTAGCCAATGATAGCGCTGATCGGGCTAATGACCTTCTTCGCTACGCGATTGAGCAGGCCGGTGCCACGGCATCCACATCGCTATTGCTTACGTTAATGACCTCAAGGCTATCCGGGGAAACTCAAGCATACGTGCGGCAAGCTGTTGATGGAGGTGATAGCTATTTGCTCATTGAGTTTGCTCGTAACATGGGATCGGTAGAGCCATGGCCGCAGATTCTCAAGTTCGGACTTGAACCTGATGGAAGTGTCGCTTCGCCTTGGTGA
- a CDS encoding class I SAM-dependent methyltransferase, with protein MLGHQDETRAAYDGVVDLYASMFANGLETHPFARNMIGTFAELVRGTGNLRVADVGCGPGHVTAMLHDLGLDAFGLDLSPAMVAHARRAHPALRFDEARMEALPVEDGALGGVLAHYSMIHTPPGELPALLAEQVRVLAPGGLLLVSFFGTEGPEPVRFDHKVTPAYSWPADRFAELLAEAGLVTFARLLHDPASERGFLDTHLLARRL; from the coding sequence GTGTTAGGACACCAGGACGAGACGAGGGCGGCCTATGACGGGGTCGTCGATCTGTACGCGTCGATGTTCGCCAATGGGCTGGAGACGCACCCGTTCGCGCGGAACATGATCGGCACTTTCGCCGAGCTCGTGCGTGGCACGGGGAACCTGCGGGTAGCCGACGTCGGGTGCGGCCCCGGTCATGTGACGGCGATGCTGCATGACTTGGGGCTGGACGCTTTCGGGCTCGACCTCTCCCCGGCGATGGTCGCCCACGCCCGGCGGGCCCATCCGGCGCTGCGGTTCGATGAGGCGCGGATGGAGGCCCTGCCGGTCGAGGACGGTGCGCTCGGCGGAGTGCTGGCCCACTACTCGATGATCCATACCCCACCTGGAGAATTGCCCGCGCTGCTCGCCGAGCAGGTGCGTGTCCTGGCACCAGGGGGCCTGCTCTTGGTGTCCTTCTTCGGGACCGAGGGACCGGAGCCGGTCCGCTTCGACCACAAGGTGACGCCCGCCTATAGCTGGCCGGCGGACCGGTTCGCCGAGCTGCTCGCCGAGGCCGGACTCGTCACGTTCGCCCGGCTGCTCCACGACCCAGCGTCCGAGCGGGGCTTCCTCGACACCCATTTGCTGGCCCGCCGCCTGTAG
- a CDS encoding MFS transporter, translating to MPRAVYVLALGIFAMVTSEFVVAGLMPQMAEGLDATIPQIGYLITAFAVAMAAGGPFLTVALMKFPPRTALMVLFVIFLAGNVLAATATGYGTMMAARIIAGIASQAFFGVGISMCAQITRPEIRGRAIAVVMNGLMLGTLLGLPISTLVGERFGWRAAFWTITLITVVAAGTTLFGVPRIERAASSGGLRQEVGVFKKPKMWLVLSSSTLIIGATFSAFSYFNPILTDVTGFSTGTVPLLLVAYGAATVIGNNVVGRFADGHTVPVLAVGLVLNTLFLTGFALLADVPAPAVICMMGIGLVGVTMNPAMVTRVQHTGNAGPLVNTVHSSFITLGIILGSSIGAVVIDTWGLRAPLWLGAVLALVGLATVLPDLARRTTLATGPAPLSALPDEGNEFAPADQSARKR from the coding sequence GTGCCTCGTGCCGTATACGTCCTGGCACTCGGCATCTTCGCCATGGTGACCAGTGAGTTCGTGGTCGCCGGGCTGATGCCGCAGATGGCCGAAGGACTGGACGCGACCATCCCTCAGATCGGCTACCTCATCACCGCCTTCGCGGTGGCCATGGCCGCCGGCGGCCCGTTCCTGACCGTGGCCCTGATGAAGTTCCCACCACGTACGGCACTGATGGTGCTATTCGTCATCTTCCTCGCCGGCAACGTACTGGCCGCCACCGCGACCGGCTACGGCACGATGATGGCCGCGCGGATCATCGCCGGCATCGCCTCCCAGGCGTTCTTCGGCGTGGGCATCTCGATGTGCGCCCAGATCACCCGCCCGGAGATCCGGGGCCGCGCGATCGCCGTCGTGATGAACGGCCTCATGCTCGGCACCCTGCTCGGGCTGCCCATCTCCACGCTGGTCGGCGAGCGTTTCGGCTGGCGCGCCGCGTTCTGGACGATCACCCTGATCACCGTGGTGGCGGCCGGGACCACCCTGTTCGGCGTGCCCCGCATCGAACGCGCGGCGAGCAGCGGCGGCTTGCGCCAGGAGGTCGGCGTCTTCAAGAAGCCCAAGATGTGGCTGGTGCTGTCCAGCAGCACACTGATCATCGGCGCCACCTTCTCCGCCTTCAGCTACTTCAACCCCATCCTCACCGACGTCACCGGCTTCTCCACCGGCACCGTCCCCCTGCTTCTCGTCGCCTACGGCGCCGCCACCGTCATAGGCAACAACGTCGTCGGTCGTTTCGCCGACGGGCACACCGTCCCGGTCCTTGCCGTCGGCCTCGTCCTCAACACGCTGTTCCTGACCGGCTTCGCCCTCCTCGCCGACGTACCCGCCCCGGCCGTCATCTGCATGATGGGCATCGGCCTGGTCGGCGTCACCATGAACCCGGCCATGGTGACCCGCGTCCAGCACACCGGCAACGCAGGCCCCCTGGTCAACACCGTGCACTCCTCCTTCATCACCCTCGGCATCATCCTCGGCTCCTCCATCGGCGCCGTGGTGATCGACACCTGGGGGCTGCGCGCTCCGCTCTGGCTCGGCGCTGTCTTGGCGCTGGTCGGCCTGGCCACCGTCCTGCCCGATCTCGCCCGCCGCACCACCCTGGCTACCGGCCCCGCCCCCTTGTCTGCCCTGCCCGACGAAGGGAACGAGTTTGCACCCGCTGATCAGTCGGCAAGGAAGCGATAG
- a CDS encoding DUF2637 domain-containing protein, with product MTTVQTIESSAVPPLTRPEMGLAGVGALAAAGVGALGLISSFDAVSEAAARWGFGEPWMLPVGIDVAIPVFTVANLLLIRMDMALAWVRFVPWVLTLITCGLNIAAGHSLSAKVAHGTMPLLWVVFSEIGAHIYAVRIGAATGRRMEKIRFSRWLLAFPSTFALCGAA from the coding sequence ATGACGACCGTGCAGACCATCGAGTCGTCGGCCGTGCCGCCGCTGACCCGCCCGGAGATGGGGCTCGCCGGAGTCGGCGCGCTCGCCGCGGCCGGAGTCGGCGCGCTCGGCCTGATCTCCTCGTTCGACGCCGTCTCCGAGGCTGCGGCCCGCTGGGGGTTCGGCGAGCCGTGGATGCTGCCGGTTGGTATCGACGTGGCCATTCCGGTGTTCACCGTGGCCAACCTGCTGTTGATCCGCATGGATATGGCGCTCGCGTGGGTGCGGTTCGTGCCCTGGGTGCTCACGCTGATCACGTGCGGGCTGAACATCGCGGCCGGTCATTCCCTGTCGGCCAAGGTCGCGCACGGCACGATGCCGCTGCTGTGGGTCGTGTTCTCCGAGATCGGCGCGCACATCTACGCCGTGCGGATCGGCGCGGCCACCGGCCGCCGCATGGAGAAGATTCGGTTCTCCCGCTGGCTGCTCGCCTTCCCCTCCACCTTCGCCCTGTGTGGCGCCGCATGA